Proteins from a single region of Vanessa cardui chromosome 13, ilVanCard2.1, whole genome shotgun sequence:
- the LOC124534656 gene encoding protein groucho-like isoform X5 encodes MYPTPTRHPAGAVRGPQPTAGPIKFTVADTLERIKEEFNFLQAQYHTLKLECEKLASEKTEMQRHYVMYYEMSYGLNVEMHKQTEIAKRLSAIIGQVLPFLAQEHQQQVASAVERAKQQQQQQGLQQLLQQIHASAGLPHGVGGAGALLGAGGLLFPGAGPPPTPHLPPPAHKVELPPPSDIKPPALAGGPAPPPLMPGQPPPRDDDRIPSRGHSQQQRRSVSPHEREHKYRPRSPAEPEALDVKRRKEEKVLGHVSLCSDSDAEKSDQDLVVDVANEEERGSPNVRTEGGERTENGPRPPSRSGSSSSRSTPKSSKDDKPGTPGSKNRAPTPTGRYAFPAYAAYRPPLPYDGHTRTNGMPPAKPAYAYHSCGGPLQAVPFPSDALLGAGVARGARAVAALPHGEVVCAVALSLGTARHAYTGGKGCVKLWDITDPGSPAALEPLSQLDCLPSSQQRDNYIRSVKLLPDGRTLLVGGEASNLSIWDLSSPTPRMRAELTSSAPACYALAISPDSKVCFSCCSDGNIAVWDLHNQTLVRQFQGHTDGASCIDISPDGTRLWTGGLDNTVRSWDLREGRQLHQHDFSSQIFSLGYCPTGSWLAVGMENSHVEVLHAGKPDRYQLVLHESCVLSLRFAACGKWFVSTGKDNLLNAWRTPYGASIFQSKESSSVLSCDISADDKFIVTGSGDKKATVYEVMY; translated from the exons ATGTATCCGACGCCGACGCGGCACCCGGCGGGTGCTGTAAgg gGGCCGCAGCCGACGGCAGGACCTATAAAGTTTACAGTAGCAGATACTTTAGAGCGCATTAAAGAGGAATTTAACTTTTTACAAGCCCAGTATCACAC GTTGAAATTGGAATGTGAAAAGTTGGCAAGCGAGAAAACAGAAATGCAGAGACATTATGtcatg TATTATGAAATGTCTTACGGCCTAAATGTCGAAATGCATAAACAG acagAAATAGCGAAACGGCTTAGTGCAATTATCGGACAAGTGTTGCCATTTCTAGCGCAAGAACATCAGCAGCAAGTTGCATCTGCCGTTGAGAGAGCCAAGCAG caacaacaacaacaaggaCTCCAGCAACTTCTT CAACAGATTCACGCCTCAGCGGGCTTGCCGCACGGTGTGGGGGGAGCGGGGGCCTTGTTGGGGGCGGGAGGCCTTCTGTTCCCCGGCGCGGGGCCTCCACCAACTCCACATCTACCGCCGCCCGCACACAAG GTCGAACTGCCGCCCCCCTCAGATATTAAACCTCCAGCGTTAGCGGGTGGGCCGGCCCCACCGCCCCTTATGCCCGGACAACCTCCCCCCCGTGATGACGACAGGATACCGTCACGAGGTCACAGCCAACAG cAAAGACGCTCAGTGTCTCCGCACGAACGCGAACACAAGTACCGGCCGCGCTCGCCCGCCGAGCCCGAAGCGTTGGACGTCAAACGCAGGAAGGAGGAGAAGGTACTCGGACATGTGAGTCTATGTAGT GATAGCGACGCAGAAAAAAGTGATCAAGATCTTGTTGTTGATGTGGCAAACGAG GAGGAAAGAGGATCCCCCAATGTACGAACAGAGGGCGGCGAGAGGACGGAAAATGGCCCGCGACCTCCCTCGAGATCAGGATCTTCTTCCAGCAGATCGACACCCAAGAGTTCAAAAGAT GATAAACCTGGGACTCCCGGTTCGAAGAACCGCGCCCCCACTCCCACGGGGCGCTATGCCTTTCCCGCTTATGCCGCCTACCGCCCGCCGCTGCCCTACGACGGACACACGCGTACCAATGGCATGCCGCCCGCCAAGCC CGCGTACGCGTACCACTCGTGCGGCGGGCCGCTGCAGGCGGTGCCGTTCCCGTCGGACGCGCTGCTGGGCGCGGGCGTGGCGCGGGGCGCGCGCGCGGTGGCTGCGCTGCCGCACGGCGAGGTCGTGTGCGCCGTGGCGCTGTCGCTGGGCACCGCGCGCCACGCCTACACGGGCGGCAAGGGCTGCGTCAAGCTCTGGGACATCACCGACCCGGGCTCGCCCGCCGCGCTCGAGCCGCTCTCTCAGCTCGACTGCTTG cctTCCTCTCAGCAAAGAGACAACTACATCCGTTCCGTGAAGCTGCTTCCGGACGGGCGCACGCTACTGGTGGGCGGCGAGGCGTCCAACCTGTCGATATGGGACCTGTCGTCGCCCACGCCGCGCATGCGCGCCGAGCTCACGTCCTCCGCGCCTGCGTGCTACGCGCTCGCCATCAGCCCAGACTCCAAG GTGTGTTTTAGTTGCTGTTCTGATGGAAATATAGCTGTATGGGATCTACACAATCAAACGTTAGTTAGGCAATTCCaag GTCACACAGATGGTGCTTCTTGTATAGACATAAGTCCAGACGGCACAAGGCTATGGACAGGTGGTCTGGATAACACAGTACGTTCCTGGGATCTGAGAGAGGGAAGACAGTTGCATCAACATGATTTTTCAAGTCAGATCTTCTCTCTAGGATATTGTCCCACGg GTTCGTGGCTCGCTGTGGGTATGGAGAACTCTCACGTGGAAGTTTTACACGCTGGCAAGCCGGATCGCTATCAGCTTGTGTTACACGAGTCATGCGTGCTGTCGCTACGTTTCGCGGCTTGCGGGAAATGGTTCGTGTCGACGGGAAAGGATAATCTACTGAACGCTTGGCGTACCCCGTACGGTGCTAGTATATTTCAG tctAAAGAATCATCATCGGTGCTCAGTTGTGATATATCAGCGGATGATAAATTTATAGTGACAGGATCTGGTGACAAGAAGGCTACAGTGTATGAAGTGATGTACTGA
- the LOC124534656 gene encoding protein groucho-like isoform X11 yields MYPTPTRHPAGAVRGPQPTAGPIKFTVADTLERIKEEFNFLQAQYHTLKLECEKLASEKTEMQRHYVMYYEMSYGLNVEMHKQTEIAKRLSAIIGQVLPFLAQEHQQQVASAVERAKQVTMSELNAIIGQQIHASAGLPHGVGGAGALLGAGGLLFPGAGPPPTPHLPPPAHKVELPPPSDIKPPALAGGPAPPPLMPGQPPPRDDDRIPSRGHSQQQRRSVSPHEREHKYRPRSPAEPEALDVKRRKEEKVLGHVSLCSDSDAEKSDQDLVVDVANEEERGSPNVRTEGGERTENGPRPPSRSGSSSSRSTPKSSKDDKPGTPGSKNRAPTPTGRYAFPAYAAYRPPLPYDGHTRTNGMPPAKPAYAYHSCGGPLQAVPFPSDALLGAGVARGARAVAALPHGEVVCAVALSLGTARHAYTGGKGCVKLWDITDPGSPAALEPLSQLDCLQRDNYIRSVKLLPDGRTLLVGGEASNLSIWDLSSPTPRMRAELTSSAPACYALAISPDSKVCFSCCSDGNIAVWDLHNQTLVRQFQGHTDGASCIDISPDGTRLWTGGLDNTVRSWDLREGRQLHQHDFSSQIFSLGYCPTGSWLAVGMENSHVEVLHAGKPDRYQLVLHESCVLSLRFAACGKWFVSTGKDNLLNAWRTPYGASIFQSKESSSVLSCDISADDKFIVTGSGDKKATVYEVMY; encoded by the exons ATGTATCCGACGCCGACGCGGCACCCGGCGGGTGCTGTAAgg gGGCCGCAGCCGACGGCAGGACCTATAAAGTTTACAGTAGCAGATACTTTAGAGCGCATTAAAGAGGAATTTAACTTTTTACAAGCCCAGTATCACAC GTTGAAATTGGAATGTGAAAAGTTGGCAAGCGAGAAAACAGAAATGCAGAGACATTATGtcatg TATTATGAAATGTCTTACGGCCTAAATGTCGAAATGCATAAACAG acagAAATAGCGAAACGGCTTAGTGCAATTATCGGACAAGTGTTGCCATTTCTAGCGCAAGAACATCAGCAGCAAGTTGCATCTGCCGTTGAGAGAGCCAAGCAGGTCACTATGTCCGAACTTAATGCTATTATTGGG CAACAGATTCACGCCTCAGCGGGCTTGCCGCACGGTGTGGGGGGAGCGGGGGCCTTGTTGGGGGCGGGAGGCCTTCTGTTCCCCGGCGCGGGGCCTCCACCAACTCCACATCTACCGCCGCCCGCACACAAG GTCGAACTGCCGCCCCCCTCAGATATTAAACCTCCAGCGTTAGCGGGTGGGCCGGCCCCACCGCCCCTTATGCCCGGACAACCTCCCCCCCGTGATGACGACAGGATACCGTCACGAGGTCACAGCCAACAG cAAAGACGCTCAGTGTCTCCGCACGAACGCGAACACAAGTACCGGCCGCGCTCGCCCGCCGAGCCCGAAGCGTTGGACGTCAAACGCAGGAAGGAGGAGAAGGTACTCGGACATGTGAGTCTATGTAGT GATAGCGACGCAGAAAAAAGTGATCAAGATCTTGTTGTTGATGTGGCAAACGAG GAGGAAAGAGGATCCCCCAATGTACGAACAGAGGGCGGCGAGAGGACGGAAAATGGCCCGCGACCTCCCTCGAGATCAGGATCTTCTTCCAGCAGATCGACACCCAAGAGTTCAAAAGAT GATAAACCTGGGACTCCCGGTTCGAAGAACCGCGCCCCCACTCCCACGGGGCGCTATGCCTTTCCCGCTTATGCCGCCTACCGCCCGCCGCTGCCCTACGACGGACACACGCGTACCAATGGCATGCCGCCCGCCAAGCC CGCGTACGCGTACCACTCGTGCGGCGGGCCGCTGCAGGCGGTGCCGTTCCCGTCGGACGCGCTGCTGGGCGCGGGCGTGGCGCGGGGCGCGCGCGCGGTGGCTGCGCTGCCGCACGGCGAGGTCGTGTGCGCCGTGGCGCTGTCGCTGGGCACCGCGCGCCACGCCTACACGGGCGGCAAGGGCTGCGTCAAGCTCTGGGACATCACCGACCCGGGCTCGCCCGCCGCGCTCGAGCCGCTCTCTCAGCTCGACTGCTTG CAAAGAGACAACTACATCCGTTCCGTGAAGCTGCTTCCGGACGGGCGCACGCTACTGGTGGGCGGCGAGGCGTCCAACCTGTCGATATGGGACCTGTCGTCGCCCACGCCGCGCATGCGCGCCGAGCTCACGTCCTCCGCGCCTGCGTGCTACGCGCTCGCCATCAGCCCAGACTCCAAG GTGTGTTTTAGTTGCTGTTCTGATGGAAATATAGCTGTATGGGATCTACACAATCAAACGTTAGTTAGGCAATTCCaag GTCACACAGATGGTGCTTCTTGTATAGACATAAGTCCAGACGGCACAAGGCTATGGACAGGTGGTCTGGATAACACAGTACGTTCCTGGGATCTGAGAGAGGGAAGACAGTTGCATCAACATGATTTTTCAAGTCAGATCTTCTCTCTAGGATATTGTCCCACGg GTTCGTGGCTCGCTGTGGGTATGGAGAACTCTCACGTGGAAGTTTTACACGCTGGCAAGCCGGATCGCTATCAGCTTGTGTTACACGAGTCATGCGTGCTGTCGCTACGTTTCGCGGCTTGCGGGAAATGGTTCGTGTCGACGGGAAAGGATAATCTACTGAACGCTTGGCGTACCCCGTACGGTGCTAGTATATTTCAG tctAAAGAATCATCATCGGTGCTCAGTTGTGATATATCAGCGGATGATAAATTTATAGTGACAGGATCTGGTGACAAGAAGGCTACAGTGTATGAAGTGATGTACTGA
- the LOC124534656 gene encoding protein groucho-like isoform X4, giving the protein MYPTPTRHPAGAVRGPQPTAGPIKFTVADTLERIKEEFNFLQAQYHTLKLECEKLASEKTEMQRHYVMYYEMSYGLNVEMHKQTEIAKRLSAIIGQVLPFLAQEHQQQVASAVERAKQVTMSELNAIIGQQIHASAGLPHGVGGAGALLGAGGLLFPGAGPPPTPHLPPPAHKVELPPPSDIKPPALAGGPAPPPLMPGQPPPRDDDRIPSRGHSQQQRRSVSPHEREHKYRPRSPAEPEALDVKRRKEEKVLGHVSLCSDSDAEKSDQDLVVDVANEEERGSPNVRTEGGERTENGPRPPSRSGSSSSRSTPKSSKDDKPGTPGSKNRAPTPTGRYAFPAYAAYRPPLPYDGHTRTNGMPPAKPAYAYHSCGGPLQAVPFPSDALLGAGVARGARAVAALPHGEVVCAVALSLGTARHAYTGGKGCVKLWDITDPGSPAALEPLSQLDCLPSSQQRDNYIRSVKLLPDGRTLLVGGEASNLSIWDLSSPTPRMRAELTSSAPACYALAISPDSKVCFSCCSDGNIAVWDLHNQTLVRQFQGHTDGASCIDISPDGTRLWTGGLDNTVRSWDLREGRQLHQHDFSSQIFSLGYCPTGSWLAVGMENSHVEVLHAGKPDRYQLVLHESCVLSLRFAACGKWFVSTGKDNLLNAWRTPYGASIFQSKESSSVLSCDISADDKFIVTGSGDKKATVYEVMY; this is encoded by the exons ATGTATCCGACGCCGACGCGGCACCCGGCGGGTGCTGTAAgg gGGCCGCAGCCGACGGCAGGACCTATAAAGTTTACAGTAGCAGATACTTTAGAGCGCATTAAAGAGGAATTTAACTTTTTACAAGCCCAGTATCACAC GTTGAAATTGGAATGTGAAAAGTTGGCAAGCGAGAAAACAGAAATGCAGAGACATTATGtcatg TATTATGAAATGTCTTACGGCCTAAATGTCGAAATGCATAAACAG acagAAATAGCGAAACGGCTTAGTGCAATTATCGGACAAGTGTTGCCATTTCTAGCGCAAGAACATCAGCAGCAAGTTGCATCTGCCGTTGAGAGAGCCAAGCAGGTCACTATGTCCGAACTTAATGCTATTATTGGG CAACAGATTCACGCCTCAGCGGGCTTGCCGCACGGTGTGGGGGGAGCGGGGGCCTTGTTGGGGGCGGGAGGCCTTCTGTTCCCCGGCGCGGGGCCTCCACCAACTCCACATCTACCGCCGCCCGCACACAAG GTCGAACTGCCGCCCCCCTCAGATATTAAACCTCCAGCGTTAGCGGGTGGGCCGGCCCCACCGCCCCTTATGCCCGGACAACCTCCCCCCCGTGATGACGACAGGATACCGTCACGAGGTCACAGCCAACAG cAAAGACGCTCAGTGTCTCCGCACGAACGCGAACACAAGTACCGGCCGCGCTCGCCCGCCGAGCCCGAAGCGTTGGACGTCAAACGCAGGAAGGAGGAGAAGGTACTCGGACATGTGAGTCTATGTAGT GATAGCGACGCAGAAAAAAGTGATCAAGATCTTGTTGTTGATGTGGCAAACGAG GAGGAAAGAGGATCCCCCAATGTACGAACAGAGGGCGGCGAGAGGACGGAAAATGGCCCGCGACCTCCCTCGAGATCAGGATCTTCTTCCAGCAGATCGACACCCAAGAGTTCAAAAGAT GATAAACCTGGGACTCCCGGTTCGAAGAACCGCGCCCCCACTCCCACGGGGCGCTATGCCTTTCCCGCTTATGCCGCCTACCGCCCGCCGCTGCCCTACGACGGACACACGCGTACCAATGGCATGCCGCCCGCCAAGCC CGCGTACGCGTACCACTCGTGCGGCGGGCCGCTGCAGGCGGTGCCGTTCCCGTCGGACGCGCTGCTGGGCGCGGGCGTGGCGCGGGGCGCGCGCGCGGTGGCTGCGCTGCCGCACGGCGAGGTCGTGTGCGCCGTGGCGCTGTCGCTGGGCACCGCGCGCCACGCCTACACGGGCGGCAAGGGCTGCGTCAAGCTCTGGGACATCACCGACCCGGGCTCGCCCGCCGCGCTCGAGCCGCTCTCTCAGCTCGACTGCTTG cctTCCTCTCAGCAAAGAGACAACTACATCCGTTCCGTGAAGCTGCTTCCGGACGGGCGCACGCTACTGGTGGGCGGCGAGGCGTCCAACCTGTCGATATGGGACCTGTCGTCGCCCACGCCGCGCATGCGCGCCGAGCTCACGTCCTCCGCGCCTGCGTGCTACGCGCTCGCCATCAGCCCAGACTCCAAG GTGTGTTTTAGTTGCTGTTCTGATGGAAATATAGCTGTATGGGATCTACACAATCAAACGTTAGTTAGGCAATTCCaag GTCACACAGATGGTGCTTCTTGTATAGACATAAGTCCAGACGGCACAAGGCTATGGACAGGTGGTCTGGATAACACAGTACGTTCCTGGGATCTGAGAGAGGGAAGACAGTTGCATCAACATGATTTTTCAAGTCAGATCTTCTCTCTAGGATATTGTCCCACGg GTTCGTGGCTCGCTGTGGGTATGGAGAACTCTCACGTGGAAGTTTTACACGCTGGCAAGCCGGATCGCTATCAGCTTGTGTTACACGAGTCATGCGTGCTGTCGCTACGTTTCGCGGCTTGCGGGAAATGGTTCGTGTCGACGGGAAAGGATAATCTACTGAACGCTTGGCGTACCCCGTACGGTGCTAGTATATTTCAG tctAAAGAATCATCATCGGTGCTCAGTTGTGATATATCAGCGGATGATAAATTTATAGTGACAGGATCTGGTGACAAGAAGGCTACAGTGTATGAAGTGATGTACTGA
- the LOC124534656 gene encoding protein groucho-like isoform X8, producing MYPTPTRHPAGAVRGPQPTAGPIKFTVADTLERIKEEFNFLQAQYHTLKLECEKLASEKTEMQRHYVMYYEMSYGLNVEMHKQTEIAKRLSAIIGQVLPFLAQEHQQQVASAVERAKQQQIHASAGLPHGVGGAGALLGAGGLLFPGAGPPPTPHLPPPAHKVELPPPSDIKPPALAGGPAPPPLMPGQPPPRDDDRIPSRGHSQQQRRSVSPHEREHKYRPRSPAEPEALDVKRRKEEKVLGHVSLCSDSDAEKSDQDLVVDVANEEERGSPNVRTEGGERTENGPRPPSRSGSSSSRSTPKSSKDDKPGTPGSKNRAPTPTGRYAFPAYAAYRPPLPYDGHTRTNGMPPAKPAYAYHSCGGPLQAVPFPSDALLGAGVARGARAVAALPHGEVVCAVALSLGTARHAYTGGKGCVKLWDITDPGSPAALEPLSQLDCLPSSQQRDNYIRSVKLLPDGRTLLVGGEASNLSIWDLSSPTPRMRAELTSSAPACYALAISPDSKVCFSCCSDGNIAVWDLHNQTLVRQFQGHTDGASCIDISPDGTRLWTGGLDNTVRSWDLREGRQLHQHDFSSQIFSLGYCPTGSWLAVGMENSHVEVLHAGKPDRYQLVLHESCVLSLRFAACGKWFVSTGKDNLLNAWRTPYGASIFQSKESSSVLSCDISADDKFIVTGSGDKKATVYEVMY from the exons ATGTATCCGACGCCGACGCGGCACCCGGCGGGTGCTGTAAgg gGGCCGCAGCCGACGGCAGGACCTATAAAGTTTACAGTAGCAGATACTTTAGAGCGCATTAAAGAGGAATTTAACTTTTTACAAGCCCAGTATCACAC GTTGAAATTGGAATGTGAAAAGTTGGCAAGCGAGAAAACAGAAATGCAGAGACATTATGtcatg TATTATGAAATGTCTTACGGCCTAAATGTCGAAATGCATAAACAG acagAAATAGCGAAACGGCTTAGTGCAATTATCGGACAAGTGTTGCCATTTCTAGCGCAAGAACATCAGCAGCAAGTTGCATCTGCCGTTGAGAGAGCCAAGCAG CAACAGATTCACGCCTCAGCGGGCTTGCCGCACGGTGTGGGGGGAGCGGGGGCCTTGTTGGGGGCGGGAGGCCTTCTGTTCCCCGGCGCGGGGCCTCCACCAACTCCACATCTACCGCCGCCCGCACACAAG GTCGAACTGCCGCCCCCCTCAGATATTAAACCTCCAGCGTTAGCGGGTGGGCCGGCCCCACCGCCCCTTATGCCCGGACAACCTCCCCCCCGTGATGACGACAGGATACCGTCACGAGGTCACAGCCAACAG cAAAGACGCTCAGTGTCTCCGCACGAACGCGAACACAAGTACCGGCCGCGCTCGCCCGCCGAGCCCGAAGCGTTGGACGTCAAACGCAGGAAGGAGGAGAAGGTACTCGGACATGTGAGTCTATGTAGT GATAGCGACGCAGAAAAAAGTGATCAAGATCTTGTTGTTGATGTGGCAAACGAG GAGGAAAGAGGATCCCCCAATGTACGAACAGAGGGCGGCGAGAGGACGGAAAATGGCCCGCGACCTCCCTCGAGATCAGGATCTTCTTCCAGCAGATCGACACCCAAGAGTTCAAAAGAT GATAAACCTGGGACTCCCGGTTCGAAGAACCGCGCCCCCACTCCCACGGGGCGCTATGCCTTTCCCGCTTATGCCGCCTACCGCCCGCCGCTGCCCTACGACGGACACACGCGTACCAATGGCATGCCGCCCGCCAAGCC CGCGTACGCGTACCACTCGTGCGGCGGGCCGCTGCAGGCGGTGCCGTTCCCGTCGGACGCGCTGCTGGGCGCGGGCGTGGCGCGGGGCGCGCGCGCGGTGGCTGCGCTGCCGCACGGCGAGGTCGTGTGCGCCGTGGCGCTGTCGCTGGGCACCGCGCGCCACGCCTACACGGGCGGCAAGGGCTGCGTCAAGCTCTGGGACATCACCGACCCGGGCTCGCCCGCCGCGCTCGAGCCGCTCTCTCAGCTCGACTGCTTG cctTCCTCTCAGCAAAGAGACAACTACATCCGTTCCGTGAAGCTGCTTCCGGACGGGCGCACGCTACTGGTGGGCGGCGAGGCGTCCAACCTGTCGATATGGGACCTGTCGTCGCCCACGCCGCGCATGCGCGCCGAGCTCACGTCCTCCGCGCCTGCGTGCTACGCGCTCGCCATCAGCCCAGACTCCAAG GTGTGTTTTAGTTGCTGTTCTGATGGAAATATAGCTGTATGGGATCTACACAATCAAACGTTAGTTAGGCAATTCCaag GTCACACAGATGGTGCTTCTTGTATAGACATAAGTCCAGACGGCACAAGGCTATGGACAGGTGGTCTGGATAACACAGTACGTTCCTGGGATCTGAGAGAGGGAAGACAGTTGCATCAACATGATTTTTCAAGTCAGATCTTCTCTCTAGGATATTGTCCCACGg GTTCGTGGCTCGCTGTGGGTATGGAGAACTCTCACGTGGAAGTTTTACACGCTGGCAAGCCGGATCGCTATCAGCTTGTGTTACACGAGTCATGCGTGCTGTCGCTACGTTTCGCGGCTTGCGGGAAATGGTTCGTGTCGACGGGAAAGGATAATCTACTGAACGCTTGGCGTACCCCGTACGGTGCTAGTATATTTCAG tctAAAGAATCATCATCGGTGCTCAGTTGTGATATATCAGCGGATGATAAATTTATAGTGACAGGATCTGGTGACAAGAAGGCTACAGTGTATGAAGTGATGTACTGA
- the LOC124534656 gene encoding protein groucho-like isoform X6, whose amino-acid sequence MYPTPTRHPAGAVRGPQPTAGPIKFTVADTLERIKEEFNFLQAQYHTLKLECEKLASEKTEMQRHYVMYYEMSYGLNVEMHKQTEIAKRLSAIIGQVLPFLAQEHQQQVASAVERAKQVTMSELNAIIGIHASAGLPHGVGGAGALLGAGGLLFPGAGPPPTPHLPPPAHKVELPPPSDIKPPALAGGPAPPPLMPGQPPPRDDDRIPSRGHSQQQRRSVSPHEREHKYRPRSPAEPEALDVKRRKEEKVLGHVSLCSDSDAEKSDQDLVVDVANEEERGSPNVRTEGGERTENGPRPPSRSGSSSSRSTPKSSKDDKPGTPGSKNRAPTPTGRYAFPAYAAYRPPLPYDGHTRTNGMPPAKPAYAYHSCGGPLQAVPFPSDALLGAGVARGARAVAALPHGEVVCAVALSLGTARHAYTGGKGCVKLWDITDPGSPAALEPLSQLDCLPSSQQRDNYIRSVKLLPDGRTLLVGGEASNLSIWDLSSPTPRMRAELTSSAPACYALAISPDSKVCFSCCSDGNIAVWDLHNQTLVRQFQGHTDGASCIDISPDGTRLWTGGLDNTVRSWDLREGRQLHQHDFSSQIFSLGYCPTGSWLAVGMENSHVEVLHAGKPDRYQLVLHESCVLSLRFAACGKWFVSTGKDNLLNAWRTPYGASIFQSKESSSVLSCDISADDKFIVTGSGDKKATVYEVMY is encoded by the exons ATGTATCCGACGCCGACGCGGCACCCGGCGGGTGCTGTAAgg gGGCCGCAGCCGACGGCAGGACCTATAAAGTTTACAGTAGCAGATACTTTAGAGCGCATTAAAGAGGAATTTAACTTTTTACAAGCCCAGTATCACAC GTTGAAATTGGAATGTGAAAAGTTGGCAAGCGAGAAAACAGAAATGCAGAGACATTATGtcatg TATTATGAAATGTCTTACGGCCTAAATGTCGAAATGCATAAACAG acagAAATAGCGAAACGGCTTAGTGCAATTATCGGACAAGTGTTGCCATTTCTAGCGCAAGAACATCAGCAGCAAGTTGCATCTGCCGTTGAGAGAGCCAAGCAGGTCACTATGTCCGAACTTAATGCTATTATTGGG ATTCACGCCTCAGCGGGCTTGCCGCACGGTGTGGGGGGAGCGGGGGCCTTGTTGGGGGCGGGAGGCCTTCTGTTCCCCGGCGCGGGGCCTCCACCAACTCCACATCTACCGCCGCCCGCACACAAG GTCGAACTGCCGCCCCCCTCAGATATTAAACCTCCAGCGTTAGCGGGTGGGCCGGCCCCACCGCCCCTTATGCCCGGACAACCTCCCCCCCGTGATGACGACAGGATACCGTCACGAGGTCACAGCCAACAG cAAAGACGCTCAGTGTCTCCGCACGAACGCGAACACAAGTACCGGCCGCGCTCGCCCGCCGAGCCCGAAGCGTTGGACGTCAAACGCAGGAAGGAGGAGAAGGTACTCGGACATGTGAGTCTATGTAGT GATAGCGACGCAGAAAAAAGTGATCAAGATCTTGTTGTTGATGTGGCAAACGAG GAGGAAAGAGGATCCCCCAATGTACGAACAGAGGGCGGCGAGAGGACGGAAAATGGCCCGCGACCTCCCTCGAGATCAGGATCTTCTTCCAGCAGATCGACACCCAAGAGTTCAAAAGAT GATAAACCTGGGACTCCCGGTTCGAAGAACCGCGCCCCCACTCCCACGGGGCGCTATGCCTTTCCCGCTTATGCCGCCTACCGCCCGCCGCTGCCCTACGACGGACACACGCGTACCAATGGCATGCCGCCCGCCAAGCC CGCGTACGCGTACCACTCGTGCGGCGGGCCGCTGCAGGCGGTGCCGTTCCCGTCGGACGCGCTGCTGGGCGCGGGCGTGGCGCGGGGCGCGCGCGCGGTGGCTGCGCTGCCGCACGGCGAGGTCGTGTGCGCCGTGGCGCTGTCGCTGGGCACCGCGCGCCACGCCTACACGGGCGGCAAGGGCTGCGTCAAGCTCTGGGACATCACCGACCCGGGCTCGCCCGCCGCGCTCGAGCCGCTCTCTCAGCTCGACTGCTTG cctTCCTCTCAGCAAAGAGACAACTACATCCGTTCCGTGAAGCTGCTTCCGGACGGGCGCACGCTACTGGTGGGCGGCGAGGCGTCCAACCTGTCGATATGGGACCTGTCGTCGCCCACGCCGCGCATGCGCGCCGAGCTCACGTCCTCCGCGCCTGCGTGCTACGCGCTCGCCATCAGCCCAGACTCCAAG GTGTGTTTTAGTTGCTGTTCTGATGGAAATATAGCTGTATGGGATCTACACAATCAAACGTTAGTTAGGCAATTCCaag GTCACACAGATGGTGCTTCTTGTATAGACATAAGTCCAGACGGCACAAGGCTATGGACAGGTGGTCTGGATAACACAGTACGTTCCTGGGATCTGAGAGAGGGAAGACAGTTGCATCAACATGATTTTTCAAGTCAGATCTTCTCTCTAGGATATTGTCCCACGg GTTCGTGGCTCGCTGTGGGTATGGAGAACTCTCACGTGGAAGTTTTACACGCTGGCAAGCCGGATCGCTATCAGCTTGTGTTACACGAGTCATGCGTGCTGTCGCTACGTTTCGCGGCTTGCGGGAAATGGTTCGTGTCGACGGGAAAGGATAATCTACTGAACGCTTGGCGTACCCCGTACGGTGCTAGTATATTTCAG tctAAAGAATCATCATCGGTGCTCAGTTGTGATATATCAGCGGATGATAAATTTATAGTGACAGGATCTGGTGACAAGAAGGCTACAGTGTATGAAGTGATGTACTGA